A genomic region of Ammospiza nelsoni isolate bAmmNel1 chromosome 3, bAmmNel1.pri, whole genome shotgun sequence contains the following coding sequences:
- the TLR5 gene encoding LOW QUALITY PROTEIN: toll-like receptor 5 (The sequence of the model RefSeq protein was modified relative to this genomic sequence to represent the inferred CDS: inserted 1 base in 1 codon; deleted 3 bases in 2 codons; substituted 7 bases at 7 genomic stop codons), with translation MHRSHSRQVEHALPLQAPSVYVGITQGIGNKAGTGEALPNRVSVQGCSALERWWWRWDPGSGCRRERQTYTGPSQPRALQGFMMLYHQLLLFFGLSPGVCASRRCYSEAQVSICFFCGLTDVPPVPKDTVKLFLTNNYIRKIISFPLLEHLWLLEIGTQLVHPVTLGKRAFWNLPNLCILNLGDNKILQLHLDAFMGLPILTVLHLFHNSLGDSILEECYFQDLRLLEELHLSTNEITKLHHYPLFYNLTALKSVNLKFNKISNFCQTNLTSFQGKHSLFFNLSFNHLYQTADVAWAKCPNPFKNTTFSSLDLSDNGXSTERVQYLCTTIEGTQISSLIFSSPIIGSGFAFDNLKNPDDSTFAGLGRSKLRFFDISQGCIFSIXLIFQSLGNLESLNLFKNKINQIQRXAFFCLGNLKILNLSSNLWGELCNYTFVGLCSVTYIDLQQNRIGMIDNAIKRLPSFPHLTSAFLGDNKLISVGNRAIIATHLELERNWLAKLGDLNVLFQIPDLQYIFLKQNWFSYCVKSANLIESNQLVYMDLGENMLXLVWERDLCLDVFGALPKLQVLHLNNNYLSALPKEIFRGLPSLKRLYLASNLLSHLSPGLFPQSLTNLNLSGNQVFSPEPEVFMTLSVLDIAHNNYVCDCALKSLLLWLNETNVTLAGSQSDIRCVPPAFEGILLPYMTYDGCDEDELLQTLRFSLFIFFLVILLVFLVAVTIFIRPRGICFLWYKTTTKRLRDNQLRAVDKNXYKYDAYLCYSKNDFEWVQNSFLKHLDSEYFDNNRFTLCFEXRDFMPGKEHIKNINYAIWNSRKTICIVTRQFLKDGWCVKAFNFSQSRYFCDLKDVLIMVVVGSLSQYQLKKHKPIXNFLQRNRYLRDYQDYQDVDCFLDNLSXRILKEIKLQRKTGSIELQSVATVSH, from the exons ATGCACCGCAGCCATTCCCGGCAGGTGGAGCACGCTCTCCCGCTCCAGGCGCCCAGTGTGTATGTAGGAATAACGCAGGGAATAGGGAACAAGGCGGGGACCGGGGAGGCTCTCCCCAACCGAGTTTCCGTGCAAGGCTGTTCCGCCCTGGAGCGCTGGTGGTGGCGTTGGGACCCAGGAtcaggctgcaggagagagCGACAGACCTACACGGGTCCgtcacagcccagggcactccAAGG GTTCATGATGTTGTACCATCAGCTCCTCCTCTTCTTTGGGCTGTCACCAGGTGTGTGTGCATCTAGAAGGTGCTACTCAGAAGCCCAAGTCTCCATATGCTTTTTCTGTGGCCTCACTGATGTTCCACCTGTGCCAAAGGATACAGTGAAGCTTTTCCTGACTAACAACTAtatcagaaaaattatttcgTTCCCACTGCTGGAGCACTTGTGGCTGTTGGAAATCGGAACCCAGTTAGTCCATCCTGTTACCCTAGGAAAAAGAGCATTCTGGAACCTGCCAAACCTTTGTATCTTAAACTTGGGAGACAATAAGATTCTTCAACTGCATCTTGATGCTTTTATGGGCTTACCAATCCTGACTGTTCTCCATCTGTTTCACAATTCCCTTGGCGATTCCATCCTGGAAGAATGTTACTTTCAAGATTTGAGATTATTGGAAGAATTACATCTTTCAACGAATGAAATCACAAAACTTCATCACTACCCCTTATTTTATAATCTAACAGCCTTGAAAAGTGTGAACCTGAAATTCAACAAGATATCCAACTTTTGTCAAACCAATCTTACCAGCTTCCAAGGAAAAcactctttattttttaacctcAGTTTTAATCATTTGTACCAGACAGCAGATGTGGCCTGGGCCAAGTGCCCCAATCCTTTCAAAAATACCACATTTAGCTCACTAGACCTTAGTGACAATGGCTGAAGCACAGAGAGAGTCCAGTATCTCTGCACAACCATTGAAGGGACTCAAATAAGTTCTTTAATATTTAGCAGTCCTATAATTGGTTCAGGATTTGCCtttgataatttaaaaaatccagatGATTCTACTTTTGCAGGACTAGGAAGAAGTAAACTAAGGTTCTTTGATATTTCACAGGGTTGCATTTTCTCAA CTTTAATCTTTCAAAGTCTTGGCAATCTGGAATCACTGAACCTTTTCAAAAACAAGATAAATCAAATCCAAAGGTAAGCATTTTTTTGCTTGGGCAACCTAAAAATTCTCAATCTCTCAAGTAACCTTTGGGGTGAGTTGTGCAATTATACTTTTGTGGGTCTATGTAGTGTAACGTATATTGATTTACAGCAAAATCGTATTGGGATGATTG ACAATGCCATTAAAAGACTCCCTTCCTTTCCACATCTGACTTCTGCCTTTTTAGGTGACAATAAGCTAATATCTGTAGGTAACAGAGCAATAATTGCAACACACCTCGAATTAGAAAGAAATTGGTTGGCAAAACTAGGTGACCTGAATGTTCTTTTCCAAATTCCAGATCTGCAGTATATCTTCTTAAAACAGAACTGGTTCTCTTACTGTGTGAAGAGTGCTAATCTTATAGAAAGCAATCAGTTAGTATATATGGATCTTGGTGAAAATATGTTATAGCTGGTGTGGGAGAGAGATTTATGTTTGGATGTGTTTGGGGCATTGCCCAAACTTCAAGTTCTACATCTGAATAACAACTACCTCAGTGCTCTTCCAAAGGAGATTTTTAGAGGTCTACCATCTCTTAAGAGACTTTACCTGGCTTCCAACCTGCTGTCTCATCTTTCTCCCGGGCTTTTCCCACAAAGCCTAACAAACCTAAACTTATCCGGAAACCAGGTGTTTTCCCCTGAGCCTGAAGTTTTTATGACTTTGAGTGTTCTGGATATAGCACATAATAATTATGTCTGTGACTGTGCTTTAAAGAGCCTGCTACTGTGGCTAAATGAAACAAATGTAACCCTGGCTGGCTCCCAGTCTGAC ATAAGGTGTGTACCCCCTGCCTTTGAAGGGATACTCCTGCCATATATGACGTATGATGGCTGTGATGAAGATGAACTCCTGCAGACACTCAGATTCTCactcttcatcttcttcttgGTCATTCTTCTCGTATTTCTGGTGGCAGTCACAATTTTTATTCGCCCCCGGGGGATTTGTTTCCTCTGGTATAAAACCACTACAAAAAGACTGAGAGACAACCAACTACGAGCAGTAGataaaaattaatacaaatatGATGCATATCTGTGCTACAGCAAAAACGACTTTGAATGGGTCCAGAATTCTTTCCTAAAGCACCTGGACTCAGAGTATTTTGATAACAACAGATTTACTTTGTGTTTTGAATAAAGAGATTTCATGCCTGGCAAAGAACAtatcaaaaatattaattatgcCATTtggaacagcaggaaaacaatTTGCATTGTGACCAGGCAGTTTCTCAAAGATGGGTGGTGTGTGAAAGCCTTTAATTTCTCCCAGAGCAGGTACTTCTGTGATCTGAAGGATGTCCTCATTATGGTAGTGGTTGGGTCACTTTCTCAGTATCAACTGAAGAAACACAAACCAATTTGAAACTTCCTACAAAGGAATCGGTATTTGCGG GATTATCAAGATTATCAAGATGTGGACTGTTTCTTGGATAACCTTTCTTGACgaattctgaaagaaataaaactgcaaaGGAAAACTGGTAGTATAGAGCTGCAGTCTGTAGCAACTGTCTCACATTGA